A DNA window from Drosophila biarmipes strain raj3 chromosome 2R, RU_DBia_V1.1, whole genome shotgun sequence contains the following coding sequences:
- the LOC108029566 gene encoding uncharacterized protein LOC108029566, producing the protein MSTEEIEAAFKGHQGTGSQVKKAYEEAIEKTFVDLSASHLEECEAIYEQHEESALDTEYIINRIRSLMTKAVFDLNSCFFASNNLEKKIATLEMLKEQFAHYEGKNWCWNFNTAVPDKLTRPLRMRCLDFSLNFVEQQLKSQEKELEIATAKYNDNRDRVQNLLDERLKLNAKMKQQLSEYNLLKPELIKIGQLINNSYLKTENEINY; encoded by the exons atgtcaACGGAGGAAATAGAAGCTGCATTTAAAGGACACCAGGGGACTGGTTCGCAGGTGAAGAAGGCCTACGAGGAGGCCATTGAAAAGACCTTTGTCGACTTGAG CGCTTCACATCTGGAAGAGTGCGAAGCCATTTATGAGCAGCACGAAGAATCAGCTTTGGACACAGAATATATCATAAACCGCATTCGCAGTCTTATGACAAAGGCAGTTTTTGATCTTAACTCATGTTTTTTCGCCAGCAACAATCTGGAAAAGAAGATTGCAACTTTGGAGATGCTCAAGGAACAGTTTGCTCACTACGAAGGCAAGAATTGGTGCTG GAATTTCAACACCGCCGTGCCCGACAAACTCACTCGCCCGTTGCGCATGCGATGTTTAGATTTCAGCCTGAATTTTGTGGAACAACAATTGAAGTCTCAGGAAAAGGAACTTGAG ATTGCAACGGCCAAATACAACGATAATCGTGACCGAGTACAAAATCTGCTTGACGAGCGGCTGAAACTGAATGCCAAAATGAAGCAGCAATTATCTGAGTACAACTTACTAAAACCAGAACTAATCAAGATAGGGCagttaataaataattccTATTTGAAAAccgaaaatgaaataaattattaa